From the genome of Carassius auratus strain Wakin chromosome 29, ASM336829v1, whole genome shotgun sequence:
CAAACAGTGGTAAAcctggccttgtcccaacttttttaagatgtgttgatgccatgaaatttaaaatcaacgtatttttcccttaaaatgacactcagttttctcagtttaaacatttgatatgtcatcaatgttgtattctgaataaaatatagaattttgaaacttccacatcattgcattcagtttttcttcacaatttgtacagtgtcccaacttttttggaatcgggttgtgtttatgtatgtgtgtgtgtatatatatatataaaacttggctgaattttgtttttgtctaaaaTACACCAGAGAAACATAGGATTCAAATAATGGGACACAGACTGACACATTATTCATGGAAAGTGCCAAAAACATCCACTTAAGATTATTCATCATATATGAAAGTATAAATTAGATAAAAGCTTACACTGATGGTAGGCTGATGATAGGCTCACTGGGCAACTTTAGGCAATGTTGCAGTTAATGGGCAACCCGGTTAGACACTGGGCTCACAACCGATCTAAAGTATTCAGATTTAAATTTGTAAACCATCCTTAATGGGGAAGTGCCTAAGCAACGTTGCTTAAAAAAAGTTGCCgagcaaaattgctcaaaaagttgaTGCAATTTTTAAATTGATGTGTGAATGGTGCTGGTTAAAAGACGGACCTCTTTGCCTGTGTGCACAGAGCGTTTATGTATTTACTGGGAAAGTCGTTCCGGTAATTTTACTGCAATTTAATGCTATTGCTGTGTGAAAGGGACTATAATCATAGactgaataaaaacatgatatACTTTAGAAACTTCCAGAGGTAGACCGGGGTGTCCTGTTAAAAGTGTGCTGTTGTAAGTTTTGACCGGCAGGTGGCACACGGAAATAAACAACTTTATCCGTACGTTAGTCCACTCCAAATATTACAGTTGCATCTGTGTGTACATTTATCAAGGTTATTCTGGTTAAAATTATGtgtgtaaaataatacatatgaacagttactatatattttttactacaaTGCCTTTTATCACGTCATCacacgcaaaaacacattaaatgtctTAAACTTGCTTTAGATTTGTTTATcgtagtacttattcaaaaaagcaattattcagaatcaatacGAGATacatccatagacagtaaagaaATACATCAGGTTTGTAAAAGTGAATCGGGGAAAATTTCTCCGGAAGCTGAAAGTGAGTGTTTCCGGTACGCGTGGCCGCCACTCCGGTGTCAGCTGTTGAGCGAAACAAGCCAAGATGATCTCCCTCACCGACTCCCAGAGTAAGATCAACATAACCTGTCTGTCTCCCTGACAGTGTCTAGAGTCAGTGCTTTCACAAAACCTGCGGTGTTTATTATTTCGCCTCTCTCTGGAGGGCCTGTGCGTGTATAGATTCATGCAGCTGCGTGTAGATAACACTCCACCGGTTACGGTTACAGTTACAGTATAGCATAAAAGACGGAAAACAGACGAAAAAGGCGTCCTGGCTGAACTCCCACTTTAAATTTGACAGTAAACTGCACCAGACGTAATGCATAAAGACAGAACAGTCCTATAAACACAGTTTCATACTTCTGATCATCAAAATCAATAAATCACATATTCGCATGCtgttaaatgcatgtgtgtttatatattcgCATGCTATTaaaggcatgtgtgtgtgtgtttattatatatatatttatatatatatatatatatatatatatatatatatatatatatatatataataactattctttttttattccatctgttttctttttatttattctattatttaaaagcccatgatacgtgtactgtgttaacctaactgagacttgttatagaacttatatatcattgctctttttgttgtttttgattgcttccactgtcttcatttgtaaggcgctttggataaaagcgtctaatgaataaatgtaatgtatatatatatatatatatatatatatcataatattggttttattttatggcTTTTCATCTCTCTACAGAAATTGGAATAGGGCTAATGGGATTTGGtgtatttttcctgttttttgggATGATCCTGTTTTTCGATAAAGCTCTCCTTGCCATGGGAAATGTGAGTGTTCTCATGTtgtcatatatataaatacatatatacagtatacatatatacatatatatatatatatatatatatacatacatacatacatacatatacacatatatatatatatatacacacatatacatatacatatatacacacacatatatatatatatatatacatatacacacacatacatacatatatatatatatatatatatatatatatatatatatatatatatataaatggtaaatggactgcatttatatagcgctttcaacagaccacatggccatccaaagcgctttacaatttgcctcacattcacccattcacacacacattcacacaccgacggcggtgtctgccatacaaggcgccatccagctcgtcgggagcagctggggttaggtgtcttgctcaaggacagtatacatatacatatatatgtatattaaatgtatttaatttatgtatcaaagtttaataatgtaatatatttactaGTTTCTGATCAGTTTCTTTTGTATAAGTTTGTTGTAAATAGTATCTACACATTGATTTACTACGGATTTCTACTTACATTTTCATCATATTCTTCATTATGCTGCTTCTACAGTTTCCTGCTATCAATAATCTCATAATAGCTCAAGcacaatttttatataaatttatagcACAAGTGAACTTGAGACAAATAAGCACAGATGCCTCCACCCAAGGCCAGATTTCCTCTCTCACCTCTCTCTTGGTCTTCATTTGTCTCAGATCTTTTTTGTTGTCGGGCTGGCATTTGTGATCGGTCTGGAGAGGACCTTCAGGTTCTTCTTTCAGAAGCACAAAATGAAAGCCACAAGCTTCTTTCTAGGAGGCGTCCTCATAGTGCTGATTGGGTGGCCCATCATCGGAGTGATTCTAGAGTTTTATGGCTTCTTTCTGTTAttcaggtatttttttttacaagactaGGAATCTCTAATCCAGGAAAAATATGCAGCTATAGCTCTAAGTAGATATGAATCTTGATATGGTTTTTAATAGATACAGATTGGCTAAAGGCAGATATAGATATTAtgtatgcatatacagtatagataaattatacaatttaacagtaaatgagaaatttaaatgaactttttgACACAATGTTaagtaaaacaattatattatttaaatataaaacgtGCATTAATCTCAAAATGATTCCAGTAATTCCTAATAATATATCTTCTTTCTCTTCATGTGTAGGGGATTCTTTCCAGCGGTCGTAAGCTTCATCAGGAGGATTCCTGTGCTGGGATACTTGCTGAATCTTCCCTTTATTAGTGGGGTAAGTTTTACTCAGCAGGGCGATGAAGAAGAAGAGATCGTGAGCTggtctttttattttcatataaggATCCTCTAAGATTGAAGTCAACCCGTGTCCTAACCAGGCATTATGCAATAAATGACAAAGAACAAACatgggaaaaaaaagtgtaaatgagCTGTCAAACCATTAAACAAGTACGTTCTGATTGAATGTGATTGTGTTAACATTTGCACTATCAGTGTGAACAGACACATTACTTATCAATATCAGCTTATAACATCATATCTGTTTAGGACACGgtcttaaaataaattcaaaagctTTTGCTTGCTTTAGGAGCTATGAGACTAACATGCTTTTCCACTAAATGGAATACAAATCAAAAGAGGCATCTTTGAAAACAAGTCATATGTTTGTTCAGATATATTTGgaattgttctatttttttttatattaagagCTTTGTGAAATAGCAgtatttttccttattttttttaaaaatatcatcCTAGTACAAGCTAATTCTATTTATTGTAGAATAAAACTGAATATCTGAAATGTACAGAAGTTTTAAGCGGCCacgcattattattttttccttcttgttttctcattataatgatataattttctcgttatctcgacataacggaAGTTTGTTTTCTCGCTATCACGACATGACAATTTTTaatgttgctatagtaacaaatTCAACTTTGAAAAGCATCTGATGGACAGCAAATTTTGCTTCACCTATAGGTAATAACGcctacaatacataaataaaggctgatcaatcactgttgatttttccagagacagtacaccaaacttttcatttttgtaattaacatttcaaaacaacagcGCAAACACAGGCTGAGCGcagaaggatgcagaactattctaagatcttttagagctgcttggattaaactcacttttaattttccttttatttgaaatacaattatatataatttgtaatttttagtagtcattatatgctgtgacagatatatcatgtgcgttacaagcttctgtttgaaaagagcattCATGTgtatgtgtagtgtgtgtgtgtgcagaaaaaaacgattacaacatcatagaacaaaactgaattaaattagcctatgcactttacatataactcacatttctcatcaatgtACAACTTTCGTTATTttgagataatgagaaaattaagtcgttataatgagaaaacaactttcgttatgtcgagataatgagaaaattaagtggttataacgagaaaacaactttagTTATGTCGAGATAAGAAAATTAAGtggttataacgagaaaacaactttagttatgtcgagataatgagaaaattaagtcgttataacgagaaaacaactttcgttatgtcgagataacgagaaaattaagtcgttataatgagaaaacaactttcgttgtcaagataacgagaaaattaagtcgctataacgagaaaacaactttcgttgtcgagataacgagaaaattaagtcactataacgagaaaacaactttcgttgtcgagataacgagaaaattaagtcgtcataacgagaaaacaactttcgttatttcgagatgagaaaattaagtcgtcataacgagaaaacaactttcgttatggcgagacaatgagaaaattaagtcatcaTAAGAAGAAAACTTTCGTTATttcgagataatgagaaaattaagtcgtcaAAACGAGAAAACAACTTGCATTATttcgagataatgagaaaattaagtcgttataacgagaaaacaacttgcgttatgtcgagataagaaaattaagtcgttttaatgagaaaacaagaaggaaaaaaattatagtgCATGGCCGATTAGAACTTCCGTAGAAATGACATACACTACTGTttgaaagtttgtggtcagtacttaaaaaatatacacaggaataaataagcaaggatgctttaaattaatcaaaaggttttttttttactaataatgtATTAAGCAGCTCAATTGTTttaagcattgataataataatattaataataatacgtaGAGGAATAGtctcttgagcactaaatcagcatattagaatgatttctgaaggatcatgtgacactgaagagtaatgatgctgaaaactcagctttgccttcacaggaataaattatattttataatgtatttaaaaaaggaaacGGGTATTTTAGTCTTtcactgtattgttgtttttctgtatttgtgaGCATACGAGACTCCTTTCAAaattttttgaatggtagtgtatcaaaAACATAACCTGAACTGACGGTAGCACTCAACTAGTGGCTAACGCAAACATTTAGATGAACACTTGGATTGCCACCTGTTTTCACCTTTCAAACGGTCTCTTGCAAGTGTCTTTCAACATGtgtttgttgttcttttaaaGCCTTCCTAAGGCTGAGCGGACAGTCAGCTATCTTGGTCAGTCACTGCTAATTCTGTGCGCATGTGAGCATGAATCATGCCGTCCTTTGTGCACTAATTATTTGAAGTGATAAATGCATCATCAATCAGATTAGATCTAATTGTAATTTCATATCTATAAAAATCTAGAAAATTCCTTGAAATTGTcctaatccttttttttttgtttgtttctttagtatgTGGACAAAGTGAGTGAAAGCAACAACATGGTTTAAAAGACTCCGcttatttatgatgttttttcTAAAGCATTACTATAAAACAGCCATGAGAAGTATAGAGGTCGTATTACTGAAGCTTTATATTCAGACATGTTTCCATTGCAAGGAGGTCTGAGTGATATTTACATCAGTGAGAAGCAAACTATGCAGCGTGGAAGAGAAGCCGCTCCTTCGTCAGCCGTTCGCCAAAGCAAAGCCATCTGTAGAGCTGCGTCACAACATCCAGCATCCCTGAACAACTGTGGCCTACTTTATAAACGCAAACTTCATTAAGAAGTTACCGGAGATCCTCTCATCGGGAACGTTTGTTTGAATGTGTAAAAGTGACTTCTTAAAGTCTATTCTGTTACAACAATGGCCTTTTTACATGGTTGTgtctatatttgtattttaaagcaggAGGAGAGCTGGATGACTCTtaatttctggattttttttttctttctttttttatgacacCTGCTGAAAAATGCAAGTGTGATATTAACACTTACTGGTAAAATTCAACTGTTTCTAATCAGACTGGCATATTGAGatgttcttgttattattataataattatttataagtattattattattgttaaatattttgttctttttctgtCTTCGAAAATGTATCTATATTTCTCAATCACTGTCAGATTGCAGCACTGGAATTTCAAAATGGTTCTGCGAacacaaacttttaaaaatatatttaaaaacctgATATGAGGTcagtgtcattattattattattagtagtagtattgctTCATTAGGTATTGAGGGTATagagtaaaaatgaaaaaaaaaagtgcaatagaCATTTTTTGGGTTCCTCAAGggtatttaaaaagttttttttttaataataatacaaaatagtattaaaatattttaattcattttatttgataaaatattatgTTTGAATTATCACCAAAAGCAATAATTAATAGTACATTTCTATCTATATGCACacgatttctataaattattttatatattattctgaTAAAAAATTTGTATTGTTGTTCTTGTtgatacaaataatttttattctttttctaaaacaattgttttatacacacatacacacacccacgatgcattttttgtttgttttttcctctgTTGATCTGAAAAATGACAAATTGTGTCTCAATTATATTGAGGAATTAGACAGACTTGTTTTCTTCTTCTACCTAATTTTTACTCTGCCAtgatttgttgttttgtaatCTATTTCAGAGGCCATATGCATTTAAGGCTGTTTCTTATCCATTATTCCCTTCGAGAAGTGACATAAATTGCAAGTAATTTAGAGGCAGAGCCCAGAAGGTATTTATATATGTAGAGTCAGCCGCTCACTGTTCATTCATAAAAAACGATTAGCTGGTGTATTTGAGACGCTTCATTGCTGAAGGTGCAAACATATCAATATTTTCCCCCCACTTCTTTTCATTAGTTAGCTATTAAAAGTCACACAAATGGAAATTTCCCTTCAGTAGTGCTAGAACGCATCCTAGCTAACAGATGTAAATGTAACCAGCCCTGCGATTGTGTCTTCAAAACGTCATCGCAGTAAAGTAGccttattatttttaaaggaagGGTTAACTAATAGCTCCGAAAGGTTCATGGTCCGGCCCCGTTGTGAATCAATGGGACTTGACCTATAGCCGAAGACTAATTCATTCAACATTCCCCCACCCTGATGATTATAAATATCGAGGACACACTTCACAGTCTTCATTCTTGATCTCGCCTCTGAGACTCAACAGTTGAAGAGAACGTCTGACACTATGAAAGTAAGTCCACATTCATGCCTTCACTGACTAGACAGAATGAAAAAAGAGAGAAGCTGATTTGACCACCAggaatttagtcattttaatagtAGAAATCTTGTTTAGATACTTTTGTGCATAATGTAATTAACAATGAAGAGAAAAGAGACTAATATACAGAGTTGTAAAAGGCTGATTGCAATGCTCTTGCACATGGGGAATGATATATTTTAACACGACTTCATCTTTTCAGGATTTAAGGACTCTTGCAGCTTACGCACTTGTGCTGTTACTTCTGGCAACATTTGTGTCCCATTCCTGGTGTGCACCCAAGGtatgatttaatattatttgtttaaacatttactattttaaaactttaattatttGGAAGtattagatattttaattatgttctATCTCAACGTGCAAATAATCGAtctgttcttttttctttaatatataattaaagggCAGTTTTCAGCGTCGGAATTGGACGCCTCAAGCCATGTTATATCTGAAGGGCACACGTATGTTCCATATTTTTGGTCTAAAACTGCTTATATCGTTACTTTTGTTCTGtacaattttgaatgaattagttttttaatgtttctaataGAGGGACGGCGCTTTGTGACAGAAGACAGAAATGACGGGGACTTGTATGACACAATACGCTTGGGTacgaattaaaaagaaaatctcaCCATGTTTGACTTTTGTACTGTAAACCATTATTTATGCTTGCTGAGACTTTAGTGTGCATATTGCATGCAACTGGGAATCTATTTGTTTAATACTAAGGAAGTGTAATACTAATTGTAAGTTTGTAAACAGATATTAGTATTAATTTGTAAACTCATATGTACACTCCACAGAGTCCCGCAGCCAGAACACAGAAAACCTGAGGATCTCTAAAGCGGCTGCATTTCTCTTAAATGTTCTCCAGCAAGCCAGAGACGAGGATGAGGCTTACTGAAACTTGCTCAAAGTGCGCCAACAACTCCCTCTTTCATCTTCCTGCTTTGTGAGCCATTTGGAATTGAATGTTTTCAAGTTTTCATCCTCTGCTACAGTGTTTGAGATCTCTGAGGGTTCATCACTTACTGGTCAACACGATTACAGTCAGATCTGAGTAATGTAGAGTTATGTGTGTCTCCAGATTGTTTGAATGATTCCACTTGGACtgctcatttaaaaaacaaaagactgatagtaagatatttttatttcttttatttctttcaggGGAAATAATGGGTGGTTTGTTCAAGACATATCATCTTGGAAAAGAGACTTTTTATGATGATTGGAATTCtgtgtaatatataattaactgtacagattcagatttttttttgtctttttaattttctcatgTGAATTGACTGGTCTGCAAAATACATATTTGCAAATATGTGAACATTTTCTCaattaattaaactgaatttGCACTGATAACCACTACTGTGATTGagactttttaataaaacatggaTATAGGATACATGAACTTTGCTAATCATTAATAATAgtttttcaacattaatacacaaattaataatatatgcCAAATTTTATGTCTAatgtggtttaaaacaccaaataagATGTGTTTTTAGTACCGAATTTATATCCAAAAGTCTACTTGAGTCAAACTTGATGAGAGTGTCTTGAGCTTCAACAAAAGCTACAATAATCTGTACAAATGAGTCCACATGGTTCAGTTATCATTTAGTTTAAATGGGTTAttaaattccagattttcaggaTCATCTTAGACTTCTGAAACCCACTATATGTTATCTTCTCATTCATACATTGAAGATACTTCATCAATAATCCGTTCAAAGACTGCAGGCAGATGAATGTAGCACATTCTCAGTGGGCAGGGGGTGTGAATATTTCTGAAAGAGTCTGAACTACAGCAGCAGGTGGGTGCAGATCTTACTTCCCTTTTTCCATTTCACCCAGAGTGAACGGTGCCTTGATGTTCTGCCTGTCCCTCTCTGCCTCCTCCTCTTCGTCATAGCTGTCGTCATCTTCCTCATCGCTGTGGTGAGGGGTGGAGTGGAGGGAAGCCGATGGGGATGGAGGGACGGAAGAGGGTCGGGGGTAACGGAAGCCTTGTGTCTGTGGAAACAAAAAGATTTCGATTTAGTCACACTAATTTAGATAGAGTCAGAATTACATTAGAGACttctttattcaattatttaataatacggCAGGTTTATTtgcgtgtgtgtggttttagTAAAGTTTATGTGTAGATCAGCTGTGAGTGAGTCTGTGGGGATCGCCACAGTTCGAATGGAAATCAAGTCATCTTCCTGTGCATGTAAATGTTATCCTGTCAATTAAACTCGAGAACGAAGCTCAGTTCATCCTCATCACTCTGGAGTGTTAGACGTCACACATACTCGTACATTCAATAACACTCGGATTAGGAAAGAGATGAACATCAACAACAAGTGGATAGAAAGTACTTGCTCCACATcagcatgaaaataattttatttattgtctttGATTTCTATAAATTATGTCATATAAACCTGACTTTCAGGACAAGGTGTATTTGAgtgattttctatttttatggaaaatgttttttaaacaagtcttttatgctcatcaatgctgaatttatttgatcaaaaataaagaaaaaaaatgtaatcttgcaaaatgttatttcaatataaaataatggtttgtattgttccttcagaaatcattctaatatgctgatttattattagaatgatCAATGTTGGCAAc
Proteins encoded in this window:
- the LOC113048179 gene encoding vesicle transport protein GOT1B-like isoform X4 — protein: MISLTDSQKIGIGLMGFGVFFLFFGMILFFDKALLAMGNIFFVVGLAFVIGLERTFRFFFQKHKMKATSFFLGGVLIVLIGWPIIGVILEFYGFFLLFRGFFPAVVSFIRRIPVLGYLLNLPFISGPS
- the LOC113048181 gene encoding spexin; this translates as MIYFNTTSSFQDLRTLAAYALVLLLLATFVSHSWCAPKGSFQRRNWTPQAMLYLKGTQGRRFVTEDRNDGDLYDTIRLESRSQNTENLRISKAAAFLLNVLQQARDEDEAY
- the LOC113048179 gene encoding vesicle transport protein GOT1B-like isoform X3, which produces MISLTDSQKIGIGLMGFGVFFLFFGMILFFDKALLAMGNIFFVVGLAFVIGLERTFRFFFQKHKMKATSFFLGGVLIVLIGWPIIGVILEFYGFFLLFRGFFPAVVSFIRRIPVLGYLLNLPFISGYVDKEV
- the LOC113048179 gene encoding vesicle transport protein GOT1B-like isoform X2 translates to MISLTDSQKIGIGLMGFGVFFLFFGMILFFDKALLAMGNIFFVVGLAFVIGLERTFRFFFQKHKMKATSFFLGGVLIVLIGWPIIGVILEFYGFFLLFRGFFPAVVSFIRRIPVLGYLLNLPFISGYVDKVSESNNMV
- the LOC113048179 gene encoding vesicle transport protein GOT1B-like isoform X1; amino-acid sequence: MISLTDSQKIGIGLMGFGVFFLFFGMILFFDKALLAMGNIFFVVGLAFVIGLERTFRFFFQKHKMKATSFFLGGVLIVLIGWPIIGVILEFYGFFLLFRGFFPAVVSFIRRIPVLGYLLNLPFISGVSFTQQGDEEEEIVSWSFYFHIRIL
- the LOC113048179 gene encoding vesicle transport protein GOT1B-like isoform X5 produces the protein MISLTDSQKIGIGLMGFGVFFLFFGMILFFDKALLAMGNIFFVVGLAFVIGLERTFRFFFQKHKMKATSFFLGGVLIVLIGWPIIGVILEFYGFFLLFRGFFPAVVSFIRRIPVLGYLLNLPFISGEV